A window of the Branchiibius hedensis genome harbors these coding sequences:
- a CDS encoding triose-phosphate isomerase family protein: MTTRFPPLPRTLIGTSTKSYLGAEAARSWGPIVLARLQAAGVDPASTYICPASALIPLLRDGFGAGGGVVGAQDVSAYPPGPFTGEVSAPLLAELGTRMVMAGHPERRRLFAESDDTVSTKVRVTAQEGMAPVVVVGEAIEGESAIAAVSAQIEAVVGNTDCPGGLVVAYEPAWAIGRDRPAPAEHIAAVVRALRNLLAPRGDSVRVLYGGSAQPGTFTAIAEAAQCDAQAVPDGVFLGRAGVDPDSFAKVAAEVWNIRERLVV, translated from the coding sequence ATGACCACCCGGTTTCCGCCCTTGCCGAGGACCTTGATCGGCACCAGCACGAAGTCGTATCTCGGGGCTGAGGCGGCCCGGTCCTGGGGCCCGATTGTCCTGGCCCGGTTGCAGGCCGCTGGCGTGGACCCGGCAAGCACCTACATCTGCCCCGCGTCCGCGTTGATCCCGCTGTTGCGAGACGGGTTCGGCGCCGGCGGCGGTGTGGTCGGAGCCCAGGACGTGTCGGCCTATCCCCCAGGTCCCTTCACCGGAGAGGTCAGCGCACCGTTACTGGCTGAACTGGGCACGCGGATGGTGATGGCCGGCCACCCCGAACGCCGACGACTCTTCGCCGAATCCGACGACACGGTCTCGACCAAGGTGAGAGTGACGGCCCAGGAAGGGATGGCCCCGGTGGTCGTCGTGGGTGAGGCGATAGAAGGCGAATCCGCCATCGCGGCCGTCAGCGCTCAGATCGAAGCCGTGGTTGGCAATACGGATTGCCCGGGCGGATTGGTGGTGGCCTACGAGCCCGCGTGGGCGATTGGACGGGACCGTCCCGCACCAGCCGAGCACATCGCGGCCGTTGTGCGAGCCTTACGGAATCTGCTTGCGCCCCGGGGTGATTCGGTGCGGGTCCTGTACGGCGGCAGCGCACAGCCGGGGACCTTCACCGCCATCGCCGAGGCCGCCCAGTGCGATGCGCAGGCAGTGCCGGACGGCGTCTTTCTCGGCCGCGCCGGCGTTGATCCCGACAGCTTCGCCAAGGTCGCTGCCGAGGTATGGAACATCCGCGAGCGACTGGTTGTCTAG
- a CDS encoding FGGY family carbohydrate kinase, giving the protein MAKYILGIDEGTTSARSFVIDQDCTIVGFAQQELTQHYPKPGWIEHDATEILNTQLEVIRAALRDANLAPSDLSAVALTNQRETGIVWEKDTGRPIHNAIVWASRQTVEVVERWVQAGHGDLIQSRTGLIPDAYYTASKIRFILDAVPGAQERAERGELLAGTVDTWLIWNLTGRQSFVTDYSNASRTMMMDLQTLRWDDDLLAIYNIPKTMLAEIVPSDAVVGDIAATFGSAVPIAANLGDQQAGLFGQAAYEPGLSKMTYGTAGVLNINCGDKPQLIPGLTPSVAWGVQGKVAYEIEGVLFAMGKTMQWLRDDLKLIHAAPDSEWYAGQVPSTDGVYLVPAFTGLSAPDWDPYARAAIIGMSNATSRLHIIRAAVESMTYQTRDVVEAAMQGTSAVDIAELRVDGGAVKNNFLCQLTADILGIPVVRPKVAEATIFGTMLLSGLSTGIFADLDEVASKWQVDRRFEPTMSRDQADAMYDGWRAARDLTRGWTNRVVSA; this is encoded by the coding sequence ATGGCCAAGTACATCCTCGGAATCGACGAAGGCACCACGAGTGCACGATCGTTCGTCATCGACCAAGACTGCACGATTGTCGGATTCGCCCAGCAGGAGTTGACCCAGCATTATCCCAAGCCGGGCTGGATCGAGCATGACGCAACGGAGATCCTGAACACCCAACTGGAGGTGATTCGCGCTGCCCTGCGCGATGCCAACCTCGCCCCGTCGGATCTCTCGGCGGTGGCGCTGACCAACCAGCGCGAGACCGGCATCGTCTGGGAGAAGGACACCGGCCGGCCTATTCACAACGCGATCGTGTGGGCCTCCCGCCAGACCGTCGAGGTGGTCGAGCGGTGGGTGCAGGCCGGTCACGGCGATCTGATCCAGTCCCGAACCGGACTAATTCCCGATGCCTACTACACCGCCTCGAAGATCCGCTTCATCCTCGACGCGGTCCCGGGCGCGCAGGAGCGAGCAGAGCGCGGAGAGCTCCTCGCCGGCACCGTTGACACCTGGCTGATCTGGAACCTCACTGGGCGCCAGTCATTCGTCACTGATTACTCCAACGCGTCTCGCACGATGATGATGGATCTGCAAACCCTGCGTTGGGACGACGATCTCCTGGCGATCTACAACATCCCCAAGACGATGCTGGCCGAGATCGTCCCGTCCGACGCGGTCGTCGGCGACATCGCAGCGACCTTCGGGTCAGCGGTCCCGATCGCCGCGAACCTCGGCGATCAGCAGGCGGGCCTGTTCGGCCAAGCCGCCTATGAGCCGGGTCTTTCCAAGATGACCTATGGCACCGCCGGTGTGCTCAATATCAACTGCGGAGACAAACCCCAACTGATTCCCGGCCTGACCCCGAGCGTCGCCTGGGGCGTGCAAGGCAAGGTCGCCTACGAGATCGAGGGGGTCCTCTTCGCGATGGGCAAGACCATGCAGTGGCTGAGGGACGACCTGAAACTCATTCACGCTGCCCCCGACTCTGAGTGGTACGCGGGCCAGGTCCCGAGCACCGACGGGGTTTACCTCGTGCCGGCATTCACCGGCCTGTCGGCACCAGATTGGGATCCGTACGCGCGGGCAGCCATCATCGGGATGAGCAACGCGACCAGCCGCCTGCACATTATTCGCGCAGCAGTGGAGTCGATGACCTATCAGACCCGGGACGTGGTCGAGGCCGCCATGCAGGGCACCAGCGCCGTGGACATCGCCGAGTTGCGCGTGGACGGCGGGGCGGTGAAGAACAACTTTCTGTGCCAGCTCACCGCTGACATCCTGGGCATCCCGGTCGTGCGCCCCAAGGTCGCCGAGGCCACGATTTTCGGAACCATGCTGTTGTCCGGACTATCCACGGGAATCTTCGCCGACCTCGACGAGGTCGCTTCCAAATGGCAGGTCGACCGCCGCTTCGAGCCGACCATGAGCCGCGACCAGGCCGACGCGATGTACGACGGCTGGCGCGCCGCGCGCGATCTGACTCGCGGTTGGACCAACCGGGTGGTGTCCGCCTGA
- a CDS encoding RuBisCO large subunit C-terminal-like domain-containing protein, which yields MTATGRDVFSLPEQLAVMDQEYVVGSYYLELPSNADVLARAAGFAVGQSIGTWVEVPGVTAHMRDRHVGRVIGVLPCPPVDLTTQQLEVSGYVVQVAVPTVNIGPSIPMLLTTILGNDSSTSVQAKLIDLQVPPGYAAALGGPRFGVKGIRDLLGVADRPLLLNMIKPCTGLTPEAGAEIFFQTALGAVDMIKDDELMGSPDFSPVEDRVKAYTRAAERAREVTGRDVLYIPNITDRPDRMLEHAKAARDNGAKALMVAFASVGYGAVQALADVANVPILGHFASVAPFYEGSGSGMASPIAAGLLPRLAGADFVLTATPYGGYPLARLQYLRTAQQISLPRPGVKSAMPIVGGGVHPGVVATYVDDLGPDIVLGAGGAIQGHPDGPAAGADAMRQAIDAAIAGVPVTQAAREHVELASALRAFA from the coding sequence ATGACAGCAACGGGCCGGGATGTCTTCTCGCTGCCGGAGCAGCTGGCCGTGATGGACCAGGAGTATGTCGTCGGCAGCTACTATCTTGAACTCCCTTCTAATGCCGACGTTCTGGCTCGTGCTGCTGGGTTCGCCGTGGGTCAGAGTATCGGGACCTGGGTCGAGGTACCCGGAGTGACAGCTCATATGCGCGACCGGCACGTTGGCCGCGTGATCGGCGTACTGCCCTGTCCGCCAGTGGATCTCACGACTCAGCAGCTTGAGGTCAGCGGATATGTTGTCCAGGTGGCCGTACCCACCGTCAACATCGGCCCCTCCATCCCAATGCTCCTCACAACGATCCTCGGCAACGACAGTTCCACGTCGGTACAAGCGAAACTGATCGACCTGCAGGTGCCACCGGGATATGCCGCTGCTCTTGGCGGGCCGCGCTTCGGGGTCAAGGGAATCCGTGACCTGCTCGGCGTTGCCGACCGTCCCTTGCTGCTGAACATGATCAAGCCCTGCACGGGGCTGACGCCCGAAGCGGGCGCAGAGATCTTCTTCCAGACGGCTCTCGGCGCGGTGGACATGATCAAAGACGACGAGCTCATGGGCTCACCGGACTTCTCCCCGGTCGAAGACCGGGTCAAGGCCTACACCAGGGCCGCCGAACGGGCCCGGGAGGTGACCGGCCGGGACGTCCTTTACATCCCCAACATCACCGACCGGCCTGATCGGATGCTGGAACATGCCAAGGCGGCTAGGGATAACGGCGCCAAAGCCCTCATGGTTGCCTTCGCCAGCGTCGGGTACGGCGCGGTCCAGGCTCTCGCCGATGTCGCCAACGTTCCCATTCTCGGCCACTTCGCCAGCGTGGCCCCCTTCTATGAAGGTTCGGGTTCGGGTATGGCGTCGCCGATCGCGGCCGGGCTGCTACCGCGCCTGGCCGGTGCCGACTTCGTCCTCACCGCAACGCCATACGGCGGGTACCCGCTGGCCCGTTTGCAGTACCTGAGGACCGCGCAGCAGATTTCCTTGCCGAGACCAGGGGTCAAGTCCGCGATGCCCATCGTTGGTGGTGGAGTGCACCCGGGTGTGGTCGCAACCTATGTCGATGACCTCGGTCCGGACATCGTGCTAGGTGCCGGTGGTGCCATCCAGGGACATCCCGACGGACCTGCTGCGGGTGCCGATGCGATGCGTCAGGCAATCGATGCGGCGATAGCGGGAGTACCGGTCACGCAGGCTGCCCGTGAACACGTTGAACTCGCCAGCGCCCTGCGCGCCTTTGCCTGA
- a CDS encoding class II fructose-bisphosphate aldolase has product MAIANTVDLVTTARADGYAVPAVNIVDEMSLRAVLKAAQAAQSPVIIQTSVKTVKATGAQPLFDAFRHAAEAATVPVSLHLDHCPDRAVITEVIGTGWSSVLFDASDRPLEQAWRETAEVVAEAHAAGVGVESEIENIIGVEDGVGSDEALHSYTNRQLVDVATDTGVDLLAPQLGTAHGLYKASPVLAFDRVLELGQLTDLPIVLHGGTGLSQADFDRFIANGIAKINISTTVKLAYMKAAQAHIATAEETGKWEPVKMFDQISAAVAATVTEHFEHFGSAGKAQALAGVGA; this is encoded by the coding sequence ATGGCCATCGCCAACACTGTCGACCTCGTGACAACCGCCCGTGCCGACGGTTATGCGGTTCCCGCGGTCAACATCGTCGACGAAATGTCGCTCCGCGCCGTGCTGAAGGCAGCGCAGGCCGCCCAGTCCCCCGTGATCATCCAGACCTCGGTCAAAACCGTGAAAGCGACGGGAGCACAGCCCCTTTTCGATGCGTTCCGGCACGCGGCTGAGGCCGCGACGGTGCCAGTCAGCCTGCATCTCGACCATTGTCCCGACCGCGCGGTCATCACCGAGGTCATCGGCACGGGCTGGTCCTCGGTACTCTTCGACGCATCCGACCGACCGCTGGAACAGGCCTGGCGCGAGACTGCGGAAGTCGTCGCAGAAGCGCACGCCGCCGGAGTCGGCGTCGAGAGCGAGATCGAGAACATCATCGGCGTGGAAGACGGCGTCGGCTCCGATGAAGCACTGCACAGTTACACCAACAGACAACTCGTCGACGTGGCAACCGACACCGGTGTTGATCTGTTGGCGCCCCAACTGGGTACGGCGCACGGTCTGTACAAGGCCTCGCCGGTGCTGGCCTTCGATCGGGTCCTGGAGCTAGGACAGCTGACCGACCTTCCGATCGTGCTGCACGGCGGCACCGGCCTGTCGCAGGCCGACTTCGACCGCTTCATCGCCAACGGGATCGCAAAGATCAACATCTCCACGACAGTCAAATTGGCCTACATGAAGGCCGCCCAGGCGCACATCGCCACTGCGGAGGAGACTGGCAAATGGGAGCCGGTCAAGATGTTCGACCAGATCTCCGCGGCGGTCGCCGCGACGGTCACCGAGCACTTCGAACACTTCGGTTCAGCGGGTAAGGCCCAGGCGCTCGCCGGGGTGGGCGCATGA
- a CDS encoding GuaB1 family IMP dehydrogenase-related protein: MKFLHSSPAYDLTYNDVFMVPSRSDVTSRLDVDLSTADGTGTTIPLVVANMTAVSGRRMSETVARRGGIAILPQDIPIHAVRETIDYVKSRHTVYESPVTVTPEVPVSSVLALLGKRAHRAAIVVGPDKEPVGIVTERHLLERDRFETVGDVMTRDLVTVQDGSSLADAFDLLTDKHLDVVPVVGDGKLLGVLTKRGILRSGIYTPAVDAQGRLRLGVAIGINGDVQGKAEAMLEAGADVLVVDTAHGHQDKMLDALKVVRGVRDASGRSDVPIAAGNVVTADGVSDLVGAGAEIIKVGVGPGAMCTTRMMTGVGRPQFSAVLECSTAATELGAYVWADGGVKYPRDVALALAAGGANVMIGSWFAGTWESPGDLNRDHDGRLYKESFGMASARAVRNRTSTQSAYDRARSAMFEEGISSSKMFLAPDRPGVEDLIDQIIAGVRSSFTYAGARTIAQFHERATVGVQSASGYDEGRPRETSW, encoded by the coding sequence GTGAAGTTCCTGCACTCCTCACCGGCCTATGACCTGACCTACAACGACGTCTTCATGGTGCCGTCGCGCTCGGACGTGACCAGCCGCCTGGACGTCGACCTGTCCACAGCGGACGGCACCGGCACGACGATCCCCCTGGTCGTGGCCAACATGACCGCCGTCTCGGGACGCCGAATGAGCGAAACGGTCGCCCGCCGGGGCGGAATCGCGATTCTGCCGCAGGACATCCCGATCCACGCCGTGCGCGAGACCATCGACTACGTCAAGAGCCGGCACACCGTTTACGAATCGCCCGTGACTGTCACGCCGGAGGTCCCGGTGTCCTCGGTGCTGGCGCTGCTCGGTAAGCGGGCCCACCGGGCGGCCATCGTCGTCGGTCCGGACAAGGAGCCGGTGGGCATCGTCACCGAGCGTCACCTGCTGGAGCGCGACCGCTTCGAGACGGTCGGTGACGTCATGACCCGTGACCTGGTGACCGTGCAGGACGGCTCGAGCCTGGCGGACGCCTTCGACCTGCTGACCGACAAGCACCTGGACGTCGTGCCGGTGGTCGGCGACGGCAAGCTGCTCGGGGTGCTGACCAAGCGCGGCATCCTGCGGTCGGGCATCTACACCCCCGCCGTCGACGCCCAGGGCCGCCTTCGGCTCGGTGTCGCGATCGGGATCAACGGAGACGTCCAAGGCAAGGCCGAGGCAATGCTCGAAGCCGGCGCCGATGTGCTGGTCGTCGACACCGCACACGGCCACCAGGACAAGATGCTGGACGCGCTGAAAGTGGTGCGCGGCGTACGTGACGCTTCCGGACGCAGCGATGTCCCGATCGCCGCGGGCAACGTGGTGACCGCGGACGGCGTGTCCGATCTGGTCGGCGCGGGCGCGGAGATCATCAAGGTCGGCGTCGGACCCGGCGCCATGTGTACGACCCGGATGATGACCGGTGTTGGCCGCCCGCAGTTCTCGGCAGTCCTCGAATGCTCCACGGCGGCAACGGAACTCGGTGCCTACGTCTGGGCCGACGGCGGGGTCAAATACCCGCGGGATGTGGCCCTGGCGCTTGCCGCGGGCGGTGCCAACGTGATGATCGGCTCGTGGTTCGCCGGCACCTGGGAATCCCCCGGCGACCTCAACCGCGATCACGACGGCCGGCTCTACAAGGAGTCCTTCGGCATGGCCTCGGCCCGCGCCGTTCGCAACCGCACGTCGACCCAGTCGGCTTACGACCGGGCCCGGTCGGCGATGTTCGAAGAAGGCATCTCCTCCTCGAAGATGTTCCTCGCCCCCGATCGTCCCGGTGTCGAGGACCTGATCGACCAGATCATCGCCGGCGTGCGCTCGTCCTTCACCTACGCCGGCGCCCGCACTATCGCGCAGTTCCACGAGCGGGCGACCGTGGGCGTGCAGTCGGCCAGTGGGTACGACGAGGGCAGGCCGCGCGAGACTTCCTGGTAA
- a CDS encoding HAD-IIB family hydrolase → MPAPVGIPAALVADVDGTIAGADHQVSPRTLDTLAALERRGVPVILATGRSEANVLSIAREAGLTTPAVACNGALVVDPVTGERLRVRTVAAPEVSTMIDLHRRTGAALTWWTPEQIFVTSERLQAELAQLGDGAIEVVAAPSEPPENVLKIMLNGTPAQLDAIGDIVTESLPRVTRSLPTFWELSAHDADKWGALDWLFRRLEIDPERVLGIGDGGNDVRWLARVGRPVAMANAHPSVRKIAVAVAGHHAAEGAAEFLVQEANFWPGVAS, encoded by the coding sequence GTGCCGGCACCCGTAGGCATCCCGGCCGCACTTGTTGCGGACGTTGACGGAACTATCGCGGGCGCAGATCATCAGGTCTCGCCGCGGACGTTGGATACCCTCGCCGCTCTCGAGCGGCGGGGTGTCCCCGTCATCTTGGCGACCGGTCGTTCCGAGGCCAACGTTCTGAGCATCGCCCGCGAAGCGGGTCTGACGACCCCGGCCGTCGCCTGTAACGGTGCGCTGGTGGTCGACCCTGTGACCGGTGAGAGGTTGCGCGTGCGGACAGTCGCGGCTCCGGAGGTCTCGACGATGATCGACCTGCATCGGCGCACCGGGGCAGCCCTCACCTGGTGGACGCCGGAGCAGATCTTCGTGACGAGTGAGAGACTGCAGGCCGAGCTCGCGCAACTGGGGGACGGCGCCATCGAGGTTGTCGCCGCGCCGTCGGAGCCACCCGAGAATGTCTTGAAGATCATGCTGAACGGGACACCGGCGCAGCTGGATGCCATCGGTGACATCGTGACCGAATCCCTTCCCCGGGTGACCCGTTCACTCCCGACCTTCTGGGAGCTGTCGGCGCACGATGCTGACAAGTGGGGCGCGCTCGACTGGCTGTTCCGGCGGCTCGAGATCGACCCTGAGCGGGTGCTCGGGATTGGTGACGGCGGCAACGACGTGCGATGGTTGGCTCGCGTCGGGCGTCCCGTTGCGATGGCCAACGCGCATCCGTCGGTGCGTAAGATCGCGGTAGCCGTCGCTGGACATCACGCGGCGGAAGGAGCGGCCGAATTCCTTGTGCAAGAAGCGAATTTCTGGCCGGGGGTGGCCTCATGA
- a CDS encoding glycerol-3-phosphate dehydrogenase/oxidase — MAVLGATDAEQLAARHYDVAIVGAGINGAAIAREAALRGLSVVVLERADIGSGTSSWSSRLIHGGLRYLEHGELRLVHESLHDRERLLHIAPHLVKPLGFVVPIYRHNHKPGWMFRIGMVLYDALSSGKSLPRHRTIGKKAASVELASLDPDGLTGGLHYYDGQVEYAERLVLETVLSAVESGAVVQTYAAVEEITCDSGRATGVRYTDLTTGAEHTLTADVVVNAAGPWLDELAGAASLERMVGGTKGAHLVVDPFPGAPAECIYYEARSDNRAILVIPWNDRYLIGTTDERFTGDPGAAAADEDDVDYLIRETNALIPGAGLRRESVLFTYAGVRPLPYRPDGSTGAIPRSHLIVTHPQVERLVSIVGGKLTPHLSLGTETVDVVAKLLGVSTPPSHADSTRLPGATDQWASTATELADELRAQGVPDIVVRRLIKVYGGRCRHLIDLIRRDPAAGRVIGEGRDAVLTAEIDVAIHDEGATHLTDLLHRRTMVGLEPALGCSLARDVAEVAAPLMGWDCAQVEREVRMNREYVERRLRGGLEPARDTVPV; from the coding sequence ATGGCCGTACTCGGAGCAACCGACGCAGAACAACTCGCAGCGCGACACTACGACGTGGCAATCGTGGGCGCCGGCATCAACGGCGCAGCGATCGCCCGTGAGGCTGCCTTGCGGGGCCTTTCGGTAGTAGTGCTGGAGCGTGCGGATATTGGATCGGGCACCTCCTCCTGGTCGAGCCGACTGATCCACGGCGGTCTGCGCTACCTGGAGCACGGTGAGTTGCGGCTCGTGCACGAGTCTCTGCACGATCGCGAGCGGCTCCTCCACATCGCGCCGCACCTGGTCAAACCACTGGGGTTCGTCGTACCCATCTACCGGCACAACCACAAGCCCGGTTGGATGTTCCGGATTGGAATGGTGCTCTACGACGCGCTGTCGTCCGGAAAGTCGTTGCCGCGCCACCGAACGATCGGAAAGAAGGCAGCCTCCGTCGAGTTGGCCTCCCTCGACCCCGATGGGCTGACCGGTGGGCTGCACTATTACGACGGTCAGGTGGAGTACGCCGAGCGTCTGGTCCTCGAAACCGTCCTGTCCGCAGTCGAATCCGGCGCGGTCGTTCAGACGTATGCCGCCGTCGAGGAGATCACCTGCGACTCCGGTCGCGCCACCGGCGTCCGCTACACCGATCTGACCACGGGCGCTGAACACACCCTCACCGCAGACGTGGTGGTGAACGCGGCCGGGCCGTGGCTGGATGAGTTGGCCGGTGCCGCGTCGCTGGAACGCATGGTGGGCGGCACCAAAGGCGCCCACCTGGTGGTCGACCCGTTTCCCGGCGCGCCCGCCGAGTGCATCTACTACGAGGCGCGCTCGGACAATCGAGCGATCCTGGTCATCCCGTGGAACGACCGCTATCTCATCGGCACAACCGATGAGCGGTTCACCGGCGACCCGGGGGCGGCGGCCGCCGACGAAGACGACGTTGACTATCTGATCCGCGAAACCAACGCACTGATCCCCGGCGCCGGCCTCCGCCGGGAGAGTGTCTTGTTCACGTACGCCGGCGTGCGGCCGCTGCCGTACCGCCCCGACGGTTCGACCGGTGCCATCCCTCGATCACATCTGATCGTGACCCACCCGCAGGTCGAGCGGCTGGTCAGCATCGTCGGCGGCAAGTTGACGCCGCACCTCTCCCTTGGGACCGAAACGGTGGACGTCGTCGCAAAACTCCTCGGCGTATCGACCCCGCCGTCACACGCCGACAGCACGCGCCTCCCCGGCGCAACTGATCAATGGGCCTCTACCGCAACGGAATTGGCCGACGAGCTTCGCGCTCAGGGAGTGCCGGACATCGTCGTGCGCCGCCTGATCAAGGTGTACGGCGGGCGGTGCCGCCACCTCATTGACCTCATCCGGCGCGACCCGGCGGCGGGCCGTGTGATCGGCGAGGGACGGGACGCCGTGCTGACCGCCGAGATCGACGTCGCGATCCACGACGAAGGTGCTACGCACCTGACGGATCTGTTGCACCGCCGCACCATGGTGGGCCTTGAACCGGCCCTGGGATGCTCGCTGGCTCGCGACGTCGCCGAGGTGGCCGCGCCGCTGATGGGGTGGGACTGCGCCCAAGTCGAGCGCGAGGTGCGGATGAATCGCGAGTACGTCGAGCGGCGGTTGCGCGGGGGCCTTGAGCCGGCACGCGACACGGTGCCGGTATGA